One genomic region from Leptolyngbyaceae cyanobacterium JSC-12 encodes:
- a CDS encoding fructosamine-3-kinase (IMG reference gene:2510096492~PFAM: Fructosamine kinase) — protein MWDSIATHISQVTGQSFAANQRRSVSGGCINSGYALSDGQRAYFVKVNQATQIAMFEAEAAGLDDMVATHTIRVPKPICWGTAGNSAYLVLEWLDLGRGDGNAWLAMGQQLAAMHRATSARGFGWKMNNTIGSTPQPNPWTADWVTFWQEHRIGFQFKLANRRGGYFPQQERLLDAIPQLLAGHDPQPSLVHGDLWSGNAAVTRAGEPVIFDPATYYGDREVDLAMTELFGSFPAEFYRAYNDTFPLDSDYSQRKVLYNLYHILNHFNLFGGSYASQANRMIDQILSWV, from the coding sequence ATGTGGGATTCTATTGCAACACATATTAGCCAGGTCACTGGGCAGTCGTTTGCCGCCAATCAGCGGCGATCGGTGAGTGGGGGATGCATCAACTCTGGCTATGCACTTTCCGATGGGCAACGCGCCTACTTCGTAAAAGTTAACCAGGCAACCCAAATCGCCATGTTTGAGGCAGAAGCAGCAGGATTAGATGATATGGTGGCAACCCATACCATTCGCGTCCCCAAGCCGATCTGTTGGGGTACGGCTGGCAATTCCGCCTACTTAGTGCTGGAGTGGCTGGATTTAGGACGTGGGGATGGAAATGCCTGGTTGGCAATGGGGCAACAACTGGCGGCGATGCATCGGGCAACTAGCGCCAGGGGCTTTGGCTGGAAGATGAATAATACTATTGGCTCTACGCCACAGCCCAACCCCTGGACAGCCGATTGGGTTACCTTTTGGCAAGAACACCGAATTGGCTTTCAGTTTAAGCTGGCAAACCGACGAGGTGGATATTTCCCCCAACAGGAGCGCTTACTAGATGCCATTCCTCAACTGTTGGCAGGGCATGATCCACAGCCATCCTTGGTGCATGGAGATTTGTGGTCGGGCAATGCCGCAGTCACCCGTGCTGGAGAGCCTGTGATTTTTGATCCGGCGACTTACTATGGCGATCGCGAAGTAGACCTGGCAATGACGGAACTATTCGGCAGTTTCCCTGCTGAGTTCTATCGGGCTTACAATGACACCTTTCCGCTAGATTCTGACTATTCGCAACGCAAAGTGCTCTATAACCTGTACCATATCCTGAATCACTTCAACCTGTTTGGTGGCAGTTATGCATCCCAAGCAAATCGCATGATTGATCAAATTCTCAGTTGGGTTTAA
- a CDS encoding putative periplasmic protein (IMG reference gene:2510096493~PFAM: Membrane-bound lysozyme-inhibitor of c-type lysozyme): MNTPLTSSQTWRTVFCWMPMKCAIASSLTALTTAFSIGISGQSILAQETAPKIINSVVYRCDAGKSFSAEYRDDKTVKATFGSKVLVLPQEEAASGARYGNGSVTLFTKGNEAFVEVGDQRLFDNCVVVGSVQGLW, from the coding sequence ATGAACACCCCTTTAACTTCTTCGCAAACATGGCGAACGGTTTTCTGCTGGATGCCTATGAAATGTGCGATCGCCTCTTCCCTGACTGCATTGACCACTGCTTTCAGTATAGGAATCTCTGGTCAATCGATCCTGGCTCAAGAAACTGCACCGAAGATCATCAATAGCGTCGTCTATCGATGCGATGCAGGTAAGAGTTTTTCGGCTGAGTACCGGGATGACAAAACCGTAAAAGCCACCTTCGGGTCTAAGGTGCTAGTCCTTCCTCAAGAAGAGGCAGCATCAGGGGCACGATATGGCAATGGAAGTGTGACCCTCTTCACAAAAGGGAATGAGGCATTCGTTGAGGTAGGTGACCAGCGACTATTTGACAACTGTGTCGTGGTTGGGTCTGTGCAGGGACTCTGGTAA
- a CDS encoding outer membrane protein/protective antigen OMA87 (IMG reference gene:2510096494~PFAM: Surface antigen variable number repeat; Surface antigen; POTRA domain, ShlB-type): MNAPSSSLAQNATRLYLSLIAASVLATIATCTTKNAIAQEYAATTAAAATSATEPQYYQEYQSVIVPAELITAPTAQFVPPPSQIPPPPPPSQIPPPPPVTPTPSSAPSLPVVVPTPSPSPSPAAPPLTPPASLNEPIWVVPATPAPTAPQQVTVPPTVPPAPQPGPILRSPPPGELVVQATDVKIIGVEPETQAYGLEIIQTKPGGQTSPTLLQNDVAILENSGFFSNVTVSTQQNPQGVSVTFVANPVLLQALQLSNAQGLSLSVANSIFKDQFGKPITPGGLNQAVKQINDWYAQNGFTLARVVSLQPTPQGIVVVEVAEGRIADVQLRFVNRDGQSVDENGRPIRFRSQESFVRRQIKLQPGQPFQVRIAQEDLARLQALGIFERTNVTFEGDARNTVVVYNLQERPPRDLRFGGGYNDTLGLFGTVNIQDINFGGLGQRLGGTVLVGTRDVQFDARFVSPYRDTEPNVPGYNANAFRNQGLSNVFTDEVRLPNGDRVRERRYGASVGLEQPLGGGWNGSWGLNYTNVSIRDSGGKVFAKDELGNSLSLSGTGIDDLFSFSFTALQDLRDNPLNPSSGSLARLNTEQFFPIGRGNVLGTKLQANYTQFIPIKLITASHKTPPNPAESQPETIALNVQGGTWVGDLPPYNAFILGGPFSVRGWDTGEIGTSRSYIEASAEYRFPIYRFIGGAAFIDFASDLGSSDDVPGKPGVVRDKPGTGLGFGVGVRINSPLGILRGDLGISNQGDVRFQFGFGQRF, translated from the coding sequence TTGAACGCTCCATCTTCTTCATTGGCTCAAAACGCGACTCGGCTCTATCTGTCTTTGATAGCGGCGAGTGTTCTGGCAACGATTGCCACGTGCACTACTAAGAATGCGATCGCCCAGGAATACGCCGCGACTACTGCCGCTGCTGCCACATCTGCAACTGAGCCACAGTATTACCAGGAATACCAATCAGTGATTGTGCCCGCAGAGCTAATTACTGCTCCCACTGCACAATTTGTGCCACCCCCTAGCCAAATTCCGCCTCCTCCCCCTCCCAGCCAAATTCCTCCTCCCCCTCCAGTTACACCCACGCCCAGTTCTGCTCCATCGTTACCCGTTGTTGTTCCCACCCCCAGCCCCAGCCCCAGCCCTGCAGCACCACCATTAACCCCACCCGCTTCGTTAAACGAACCCATCTGGGTTGTTCCTGCTACACCTGCGCCAACAGCCCCACAACAAGTAACGGTGCCACCAACAGTCCCGCCTGCCCCGCAGCCAGGACCCATTTTGCGATCGCCCCCCCCAGGGGAATTAGTAGTTCAAGCCACCGATGTCAAAATTATTGGTGTTGAACCTGAAACTCAGGCATACGGGTTGGAGATTATTCAAACCAAGCCAGGTGGACAAACCAGCCCTACTCTCCTGCAAAACGATGTTGCCATTCTCGAGAATTCTGGTTTCTTCTCCAACGTCACTGTTAGCACTCAGCAAAATCCCCAAGGAGTAAGCGTAACGTTTGTTGCCAATCCCGTACTTCTCCAAGCCCTGCAGCTTTCGAATGCCCAGGGACTGAGCTTATCAGTTGCCAACTCCATCTTCAAAGACCAGTTTGGTAAACCCATCACTCCTGGCGGACTGAATCAGGCAGTTAAACAAATCAACGATTGGTATGCCCAGAATGGTTTCACTCTGGCTCGCGTTGTGAGTTTGCAGCCAACTCCTCAAGGCATTGTCGTAGTGGAAGTTGCAGAGGGACGTATTGCCGATGTGCAGTTGCGCTTTGTCAATCGAGACGGACAAAGTGTGGACGAAAATGGCAGACCCATTCGCTTCCGCAGCCAGGAATCGTTTGTGCGTCGCCAGATTAAGTTGCAACCGGGACAACCCTTCCAGGTGCGGATCGCGCAAGAAGATTTGGCTCGCTTACAGGCATTGGGGATTTTTGAGCGAACCAATGTCACGTTTGAAGGTGATGCTCGCAATACTGTCGTGGTATACAACTTGCAGGAGCGTCCGCCCCGGGATTTACGATTTGGAGGTGGCTATAACGATACCTTAGGGCTGTTTGGCACGGTCAACATTCAGGACATTAACTTTGGGGGATTGGGGCAGCGCTTAGGCGGCACGGTACTGGTTGGGACTCGCGATGTGCAGTTTGATGCTCGCTTCGTGAGTCCTTATCGTGACACGGAACCCAATGTTCCTGGTTACAATGCGAATGCGTTCCGAAATCAGGGATTGTCGAATGTGTTCACCGATGAGGTGCGCCTGCCCAACGGCGATCGCGTGCGGGAGCGGCGCTATGGAGCCAGTGTAGGACTAGAGCAACCCCTGGGTGGTGGCTGGAATGGTTCCTGGGGATTGAACTATACCAATGTTAGTATTCGAGACAGCGGCGGCAAAGTGTTTGCGAAAGATGAGTTAGGCAATTCCCTTAGCCTAAGTGGGACTGGCATTGACGACTTGTTCAGTTTTTCGTTTACAGCCCTGCAAGATCTCCGAGATAATCCTCTGAATCCCAGTTCTGGTTCTCTTGCCCGGCTGAACACCGAGCAATTCTTCCCAATTGGACGCGGCAATGTACTGGGGACAAAACTACAAGCCAACTACACCCAATTTATCCCCATTAAGTTGATTACCGCATCGCATAAAACCCCCCCCAATCCAGCAGAGAGTCAGCCAGAGACGATCGCGCTGAACGTTCAGGGAGGAACTTGGGTCGGTGATTTGCCTCCCTACAATGCCTTTATTCTAGGAGGACCTTTCTCGGTACGAGGGTGGGATACAGGCGAGATCGGAACTAGCCGCAGCTACATCGAAGCTTCCGCCGAGTATCGCTTCCCGATTTATCGGTTCATTGGTGGGGCAGCCTTTATTGACTTTGCTTCAGATCTGGGCAGCAGCGATGACGTTCCGGGTAAACCTGGGGTGGTGCGGGATAAACCCGGAACTGGTTTAGGGTTTGGCGTTGGAGTGAGAATCAATTCACCCCTGGGCATTTTGCGCGGTGATCTAGGCATCAGCAATCAGGGGGATGTGCGTTTCCAGTTTGGATTTGGGCAGCGGTTTTAA
- a CDS encoding glycosyl transferase (IMG reference gene:2510096495~PFAM: Glycosyl transferase family 2) encodes MGWLARKLSGSRFKWRQVRQRDGFFDQVIAAADWLLSPAPYSRPEFLQIPPQAIETNASIQTSEKRAYRTTYASIILPVYNEQACIHQTFDSVLEYARTHPSYDFIFVSDGSTDRTVSLLESRIAVSGCDRIYVLAYPQQGGKGYAVRRGVELAEGDFVCFIDGDLAYSLDHLDLLLAKLERYEVAIGCRSLVPDGNQGLKPIRKIAGKIYNMLSRRLLNLPYVDMQAGLKGFQRTAAIRLFSLQELTGFSFDVELIYLAKKFGYSIAEVPARVSSGHSRKLSKVNLLGDSLRMLRDLLRIRFNDFIGRYE; translated from the coding sequence ATGGGTTGGTTGGCTAGAAAATTATCTGGCTCTCGCTTCAAGTGGAGACAGGTTCGGCAACGTGATGGGTTCTTTGACCAGGTGATAGCCGCAGCGGATTGGCTGTTGTCGCCTGCTCCTTATAGCCGCCCTGAATTTCTCCAAATTCCGCCCCAAGCCATTGAAACGAATGCTTCCATCCAGACCAGCGAGAAACGAGCCTATCGTACTACTTATGCTTCCATCATCTTACCGGTATACAACGAGCAGGCATGTATTCACCAAACGTTTGACTCGGTATTAGAGTATGCTCGCACTCATCCCTCTTACGATTTTATCTTTGTCAGTGATGGTTCTACTGATCGCACGGTGTCGCTCTTAGAAAGCCGAATTGCTGTCAGTGGTTGCGATCGCATCTATGTTCTGGCCTATCCTCAGCAGGGCGGCAAGGGCTATGCGGTGCGTCGGGGAGTGGAGCTTGCCGAGGGTGATTTTGTGTGTTTTATCGATGGCGATCTGGCCTATTCTCTCGACCATCTAGATTTGCTGTTGGCGAAACTGGAACGGTACGAGGTTGCGATCGGTTGTCGCAGTCTTGTCCCAGACGGCAACCAGGGACTCAAGCCGATTCGCAAAATTGCTGGAAAAATCTATAACATGCTATCTCGCCGCCTCTTGAACCTGCCCTATGTGGATATGCAAGCTGGACTGAAAGGGTTTCAGCGAACTGCCGCTATCCGCCTCTTTAGTTTGCAAGAGCTGACCGGCTTTTCCTTTGATGTAGAACTTATTTACTTAGCAAAGAAATTTGGTTACTCCATTGCAGAGGTGCCAGCACGAGTTTCTTCTGGGCATTCCCGCAAGTTGTCCAAGGTGAATCTATTGGGTGATTCCTTAAGAATGCTGCGTGACCTCCTCCGCATTCGGTTCAATGATTTCATCGGACGATATGAATAA
- a CDS encoding putative xylanase/chitin deacetylase (IMG reference gene:2510096496~PFAM: Domain of unknown function (DUF3473); Polysaccharide deacetylase): MISSDDMNKTVLLSFDVEEFDVPEEYGQSLPDAVKLAVSREGLQPVLHLLEELGIRATFFTTANFALHYPELMQAIAQTHEIASHGFYHSSFEVADLQKSRYALEALTQTSIVGFRMARLQKINDWDIECAGYAYNSSVNPTYLPGRYNNFLQPRTAHYSNHLLNIPVSVTPLIRFPLFWLSFKHLPLSLYQAASAWTLQVDQYLSLYFHPWEFTDISHFAVPGYIKHRSGQSMLRRLKRYLIWLKQQADFITYAEFKQRVPQ; this comes from the coding sequence ATGATTTCATCGGACGATATGAATAAAACTGTGCTACTCAGCTTTGATGTAGAGGAATTCGACGTTCCCGAAGAGTACGGGCAATCTCTACCAGATGCAGTAAAACTTGCTGTTTCACGAGAAGGATTGCAACCTGTGCTGCACCTGTTGGAAGAGTTGGGAATTCGGGCAACGTTTTTCACGACTGCGAACTTTGCCCTACATTATCCAGAGTTGATGCAGGCGATCGCCCAAACTCACGAAATTGCCTCTCACGGCTTTTATCACTCCTCATTTGAAGTAGCAGATTTGCAAAAATCTAGATACGCGCTAGAAGCCCTCACTCAAACATCCATTGTTGGGTTTCGCATGGCACGATTGCAGAAAATCAATGATTGGGACATTGAATGTGCTGGATACGCCTATAATTCTTCAGTGAACCCGACTTACCTGCCGGGGCGATACAACAATTTTTTGCAACCCCGCACCGCACACTACTCCAATCACCTGTTGAACATCCCTGTGTCTGTTACGCCCCTGATCCGATTTCCCTTATTTTGGTTAAGCTTCAAGCACTTGCCCTTGTCGCTCTATCAGGCTGCGAGTGCCTGGACTTTGCAGGTAGATCAGTATTTGAGTTTGTACTTTCACCCGTGGGAGTTTACTGATATTTCCCACTTTGCGGTGCCTGGTTATATCAAGCACCGTTCTGGTCAGTCGATGTTGCGCCGCCTCAAACGCTACTTAATCTGGCTCAAGCAACAGGCAGACTTTATCACCTATGCCGAGTTCAAACAGCGAGTTCCCCAGTAG
- a CDS encoding nucleoside permease (IMG reference gene:2510096497~PFAM: Na+ dependent nucleoside transporter C-terminus; Na+ dependent nucleoside transporter N-terminus), producing the protein MPLNLLSFIGIFALCGIAWLTSENRRLIPWRTIAWGIGLQLILGLFVFLVPLTRLVVEVISNAVNSMLDATEAGARFVFGSLLVPDPVSIPGPILAGRWIARAVTPPYVPVPGDRLSADFLNLGYIFAFRALPSVIFFSALMSLLYSLGLIQPIVNLFAKIFQRTMRLSGAEALSGASNIFVGIESALVVRPYLERMTRSELCAILASCFGSIASTVLALYAGLLRPVFPNITGHLVSASMMAIPACFVISKILVPEAEVPETMGVQLEKQAQSDIDLVATTQSLESFEAVVASEEGAVAIAEPESERSGDPVLPEAKSIAAPETVEVAEKTVLLSPMESVVVGALDGVKLAVAIAALLIAILGLVALVNLFFANLASLATSSQPFISAIGRVFQVVTLQNIVGALFLPLTFLTGVSLKWQELWQASLLLGQRLIATEVPSYQQLGVLASQGAISDRTLLIVSYALCGFAHIPSLGIFVGGLIGIVPSRRKDISSLGLKALWAATLATLMIGAIAGLYDMGNPSILGR; encoded by the coding sequence ATGCCTCTAAATCTCCTGTCTTTCATCGGTATCTTCGCGCTCTGTGGCATTGCCTGGCTCACCTCAGAGAATCGTCGTCTCATCCCCTGGAGAACGATCGCCTGGGGGATTGGACTGCAACTGATTTTGGGATTGTTTGTGTTCTTGGTGCCGCTAACTCGTCTGGTTGTGGAAGTCATCAGCAATGCTGTGAATTCTATGCTGGATGCCACGGAAGCGGGTGCCCGTTTTGTGTTTGGTTCGTTGCTGGTGCCCGATCCAGTCAGCATACCAGGTCCGATTTTGGCAGGGCGCTGGATCGCTCGGGCAGTTACGCCGCCCTATGTTCCCGTACCAGGCGATCGCCTCAGTGCCGATTTTTTGAACCTGGGCTATATCTTTGCCTTCCGAGCTTTGCCCAGCGTGATTTTCTTCTCAGCGTTGATGTCGCTTCTCTACTCATTGGGGTTGATTCAGCCTATCGTCAACCTGTTTGCCAAAATCTTTCAGCGCACGATGAGGCTGAGTGGGGCTGAGGCGCTGAGTGGAGCCAGCAATATTTTTGTTGGCATTGAGTCGGCGTTGGTGGTGCGCCCCTATCTAGAGCGAATGACGCGCAGCGAACTGTGTGCGATTCTGGCATCCTGTTTTGGCAGTATTGCCTCTACGGTGCTGGCATTATACGCAGGATTGTTGCGTCCGGTATTCCCTAATATCACGGGTCATTTGGTTTCTGCCTCGATGATGGCAATTCCTGCTTGTTTCGTGATTTCCAAAATTCTCGTACCCGAAGCTGAAGTGCCTGAAACTATGGGAGTCCAGTTAGAGAAACAGGCACAATCAGATATTGATTTAGTGGCGACTACTCAATCCCTGGAGTCATTTGAAGCAGTGGTTGCCAGTGAGGAAGGGGCAGTTGCGATCGCAGAGCCGGAATCCGAACGCTCAGGAGACCCTGTGCTCCCGGAGGCAAAATCGATTGCTGCTCCAGAGACCGTTGAGGTTGCTGAAAAAACTGTGTTGCTGAGTCCTATGGAGAGTGTAGTCGTGGGGGCATTGGATGGGGTGAAGCTAGCTGTGGCGATCGCAGCGCTGCTGATTGCGATTTTGGGACTGGTAGCGCTGGTTAATCTGTTTTTTGCCAACCTGGCATCTCTGGCGACCAGTTCTCAGCCGTTTATCAGTGCAATCGGCAGAGTGTTTCAAGTGGTTACGCTGCAAAACATTGTCGGAGCCTTATTCTTACCCCTTACCTTTCTCACAGGTGTTTCCCTCAAGTGGCAAGAACTCTGGCAGGCATCCTTACTTTTGGGGCAGCGCTTGATTGCAACAGAGGTGCCGTCTTACCAGCAGTTAGGTGTTCTTGCTAGCCAGGGAGCGATTAGCGATCGCACGTTGCTCATCGTTAGCTATGCCCTGTGCGGTTTTGCTCACATTCCATCGCTGGGCATCTTTGTAGGCGGATTGATTGGCATTGTTCCGTCTCGTCGCAAAGACATTTCCTCCCTTGGCTTAAAAGCGCTCTGGGCAGCTACCCTTGCTACTCTCATGATCGGTGCCATCGCCGGACTGTATGACATGGGTAACCCGTCCATCCTTGGCAGATAG
- a CDS encoding hypothetical protein (IMG reference gene:2510096498): MKPGMKRNQLLIWSLTILSMVVIVLISHSHTFPFLPAIAQTSKPSPISPPSSPPGSPSPASSPTPFPPVPVTPSALPSPLAPPASDATPLPLGGTYQDSARRFKVGVLENYKVSPLAGSVLIESPDGSLAYTVVPQSQPLGNPIGLIAGYDNSESLAKIATTVFQRGEGFQPTPARPEAGGGAVMDWTGTLTIGGNAQPVRGVILVRPSAQTILLLLIAATQAGQDQIPGALSALATSLEAIQ; this comes from the coding sequence ATGAAACCTGGCATGAAACGCAACCAATTGTTGATCTGGAGTTTGACCATTCTGAGCATGGTTGTGATTGTCCTTATCAGCCACTCACATACGTTTCCGTTTCTTCCTGCGATCGCCCAAACTTCCAAACCTTCCCCCATTTCTCCCCCCTCTTCCCCTCCTGGCTCCCCTTCCCCCGCGTCTTCTCCCACCCCCTTCCCCCCTGTTCCTGTCACCCCCTCTGCCCTCCCTTCTCCCCTGGCTCCGCCTGCTTCTGATGCAACTCCATTGCCCTTAGGTGGTACCTATCAAGATTCAGCCAGGCGCTTTAAAGTTGGCGTTTTGGAGAATTACAAAGTCAGCCCATTAGCTGGTTCTGTCTTGATTGAATCGCCTGATGGAAGCCTGGCATACACGGTTGTGCCACAGTCGCAGCCCTTAGGTAACCCGATTGGGTTGATTGCAGGCTACGATAACAGCGAAAGTCTGGCAAAAATTGCAACGACTGTATTTCAACGAGGGGAAGGATTTCAACCAACCCCTGCTAGGCCAGAAGCAGGTGGCGGTGCCGTGATGGACTGGACAGGGACGCTCACCATTGGTGGAAATGCTCAACCTGTGCGGGGAGTGATTTTGGTACGTCCTTCTGCCCAAACCATCCTGCTACTATTGATCGCGGCAACTCAAGCCGGACAAGACCAGATCCCCGGTGCCCTCTCAGCCCTTGCTACTAGCCTGGAGGCAATCCAGTAA
- a CDS encoding Protein of unknown function (DUF3318) (IMG reference gene:2510096499~PFAM: Protein of unknown function (DUF3318)) encodes MYGYDQEIRRLMDVLPASGRMLTKLVSKPDQRVVIDAPFPLPWMTERPILINFSLLSELTPPQRDLLVLRTVSWSTGVKWFQPSVYQGVLLAGVLGVVIETVQTDPVGILAAGALGAIAGTQIWRNNRSTQRELDADEAAIQVALRRGYTEPEAARALLTAIEQVAEIEGRRGFSFVELLRCQNLKAIAGISPIEVPTDVRQE; translated from the coding sequence ATGTATGGATATGACCAAGAAATTCGGCGCTTAATGGATGTGCTGCCTGCATCAGGGCGGATGTTGACTAAATTAGTCAGCAAGCCTGATCAACGCGTAGTGATTGATGCACCGTTTCCGCTGCCCTGGATGACAGAACGCCCTATCTTAATTAATTTCAGCTTATTGAGTGAATTAACTCCCCCTCAGCGCGATTTGCTGGTATTGCGAACCGTGAGTTGGTCTACAGGGGTGAAGTGGTTTCAACCTAGCGTTTACCAGGGCGTGCTGTTGGCTGGTGTTTTAGGAGTGGTGATTGAAACTGTGCAGACGGATCCGGTGGGGATCTTGGCGGCTGGAGCGCTGGGTGCGATCGCGGGCACGCAAATCTGGCGTAACAACCGTAGCACTCAGCGCGAACTGGATGCAGATGAAGCAGCCATCCAGGTGGCTCTGCGCCGGGGATATACGGAACCGGAAGCGGCTCGTGCTTTATTGACTGCAATTGAACAAGTGGCAGAAATTGAAGGACGACGTGGGTTCAGCTTTGTGGAATTGTTACGCTGTCAGAACCTGAAAGCGATCGCTGGCATTTCCCCTATTGAAGTTCCTACTGATGTTCGACAAGAATAA
- a CDS encoding L-threonine ammonia-lyase (IMG reference gene:2510096500~PFAM: C-terminal regulatory domain of Threonine dehydratase; Pyridoxal-phosphate dependent enzyme~TIGRFAM: threonine ammonia-lyase, biosynthetic, long form) encodes MLCDYLQLILTARVYDVAQETPLEIAPNLSARLNNTLLLKREDMQSVFSFKLRGAYNKMAKLPPDLLQQGVIAASAGNHAQGVALGAKRLGSRAIIVMPVTTPQVKIDAVRARGGEVVLHGDTYDDAYAYARQLEAEKGLTFIHPFDDPDVIAGQGTIGMEILRQYQQSIHAIFVAIGGGGLISGIAAYVKRIRPEIKIIGVEPIDSDAMYQSLKAGERVRLSQVGLFADGVAVRQVGEETFRLCQQYVDEIIRVDTDDTCAAIKDVFEDTRSILEPAGALAIAAAKAYVEREQIQGETLVAIACGANMNFDRLRFVAERAELGERREAIFAVTIPETPGSLRKFCECMGRHSLTEFNYRIADRQEAHIFVGVQITDRADAANLVSSFERCGFKTIDLTDDELTKLHLRHMVGGHSGLAHNELLYRFEFPERPGALMKFVSCMSPNWNISLFHYRNNGADYGRIVVGMQVPPHEMQEWQAFLDTLGYPYWDESHNPAYKLFLG; translated from the coding sequence ATGCTGTGCGACTATCTGCAACTGATTTTGACGGCGCGTGTCTACGATGTTGCTCAGGAAACCCCGTTGGAGATTGCTCCCAACCTTTCTGCCCGATTAAACAATACCTTGTTGCTAAAGCGGGAGGATATGCAGTCTGTCTTCTCGTTTAAGTTGCGGGGTGCTTACAACAAAATGGCGAAGTTGCCACCGGACTTATTGCAACAGGGTGTGATTGCTGCCTCTGCCGGAAACCATGCTCAGGGAGTAGCGTTAGGCGCAAAACGATTGGGTAGTCGGGCGATCATCGTCATGCCCGTGACTACCCCCCAAGTGAAAATTGATGCTGTCAGAGCGCGGGGTGGCGAGGTGGTGCTGCATGGTGATACTTACGACGATGCCTATGCCTACGCACGGCAACTAGAAGCGGAAAAGGGGTTGACCTTTATTCATCCCTTTGATGACCCGGATGTAATTGCAGGGCAGGGCACGATCGGTATGGAAATTTTGCGCCAGTATCAGCAATCGATTCATGCCATTTTTGTGGCGATTGGTGGAGGTGGCTTAATTTCTGGGATTGCAGCGTATGTCAAACGGATTCGCCCCGAAATCAAGATTATCGGTGTGGAACCAATCGATTCGGACGCAATGTATCAATCTCTCAAGGCTGGGGAGCGGGTGCGGTTGTCCCAGGTTGGTCTGTTTGCCGATGGGGTGGCAGTGCGGCAGGTGGGGGAAGAAACTTTTCGCCTGTGTCAGCAGTATGTAGATGAAATTATTCGGGTGGATACGGATGATACTTGCGCGGCAATTAAAGATGTGTTTGAAGATACGCGATCAATTTTGGAACCTGCGGGAGCCTTAGCGATCGCCGCTGCGAAAGCCTATGTAGAACGAGAACAGATCCAGGGCGAAACCCTGGTAGCGATCGCCTGTGGTGCCAATATGAACTTTGATCGCCTTCGCTTTGTGGCAGAACGCGCCGAACTCGGGGAACGCCGAGAAGCAATCTTTGCAGTAACAATTCCCGAAACGCCGGGAAGCCTGCGGAAATTTTGTGAATGCATGGGTAGACATAGCCTGACAGAGTTTAACTATCGGATTGCCGATCGCCAAGAGGCTCATATTTTTGTGGGCGTGCAAATTACTGATCGCGCCGATGCGGCTAATCTGGTTTCCAGCTTTGAAAGGTGTGGTTTCAAAACAATTGACTTAACCGATGACGAACTCACAAAACTGCATTTGCGCCATATGGTCGGTGGTCACTCTGGACTAGCTCACAATGAATTGCTCTATCGGTTTGAATTTCCTGAACGCCCTGGAGCTTTGATGAAGTTTGTGAGTTGTATGAGTCCTAATTGGAACATTAGTCTATTCCATTACCGTAACAATGGCGCAGACTATGGACGTATTGTCGTGGGAATGCAGGTACCCCCTCACGAAATGCAGGAATGGCAGGCGTTTTTAGATACGCTGGGCTATCCTTATTGGGATGAAAGCCACAACCCAGCCTATAAGCTATTTTTGGGATGA